One segment of Heptranchias perlo isolate sHepPer1 unplaced genomic scaffold, sHepPer1.hap1 HAP1_SCAFFOLD_66, whole genome shotgun sequence DNA contains the following:
- the LOC137318164 gene encoding probable G-protein coupled receptor 139, with translation MGQPTILLIKQIYYPILAAVGVPANLMTVVILSRENCGLSKCISVYMVAMATGDLLVMIINIIVYHIFSYHFPLSFLSLTPVCTFILYMTVVALNLSVWFTVSFTFDRFVALCCQKFKNKYCTERTAAAVRTGVSILIFLKDIPVFFAFEPHQIINEVQWGCRSRVAFFSSPQGATYAWFHLISLICLPFTLIALFNSLTIRRILVANRKRRSLRGHSSVNQCDPEMENRRKSIILLFTVSGSFMLLWLTAFVSYVSTGLTNSNYYRGDRTNPGYIATEAGAVLKHLSSCPNTCIYAATQRKFREELKKLLKSPWTLILRLVRTRTPN, from the exons ATGGGGCAACCAACTATTCTGCTGATAAAACagatttactacccgattctcgcaGCCGTCGGTGTCCCAG cgaacttgaTGACAGTTGTGATTCTCTCCCGAGAAAACTGCGGCCTTTCCAAGTGtatctctgtctacatggtggccatggcaacaggagATCTACTGGTCATGATCATCAATATTATAGTTTATCATATTTTCagttatcacttcccactttcattcctctcactcactcccgttTGTACGTTCATTTTATACATGACTGTTGTCGCACTCAATTTGTCTGTTTGGTTCACCGTCTCCTTCACATTTGACCGTTTTGTTGCTCTCTGCTGCCAGAAGTTTAAAAACaagtattgcaccgagagaactgcGGCCGCGGTTCGAACAGGCGTCTCTATTCTGATCTTTTTAAAGGACATCCCCGTTTTTTTTGCATTTGAGCCTCACCAAATAATTAACGAAGTGCAGTGGGGCTGCCGGTCAAGAGTGGcctttttctcctcccctcaaGGTGCAACGTACGCCTGGTTTCACCTCATCTCGCTCATTTGTCTTCCTTTTACATTGATTGCCTTGTTTAATTCTTTGACCATCAGACGGATTTTAGTGGCTAATAGAAAGCGCAGGAGTCTGCGGGGTCACAGCAGTGTGAATcagtgtgatccagagatggagaaccgaaggaaatccatcattttactcttcactgtgtcgggcagttttatgctgttgtggctgacagctttCGTGAGTTATGTAAGTACCGGACTGACAAACTCCAATTATTACCGAGGTGACCGCACAAACCCAGGATATATCGCCACCGAAGCCGGAGCTGTGCTGAAGCATTTGAGTTCCTGCCCAAACACGtgcatttatgcagctacccagaggaagttcagagaagagctgaagaagCTGCTGAAATCTCCCTGGACACTGATTCTAAGATTGGTTCGAACACGAACTCCGAACTAG